A segment of the Salmo trutta chromosome 3, fSalTru1.1, whole genome shotgun sequence genome:
CTATGAGCTTGGAAAAGTACTCTGAAAACTGTAAAATgacaatgcccttttagtgtatgAGCTGTTTAAAAAGAGCCTGAAATTTCAACctcttttggtgggatggagttggTCTGCTCTTGCTCAGACACtttaattaaaatggtcaaaaagaaactaatcacagtaaggtacttaattgttacccagaaatgatttgattgaGATATAAATGGctacattggacctttaaagtGCATTATGGTCATTCAGACATCTACAATGTGCAGTAGTCTAGGCTAGTCTAATTAATATAGAAATGTACAACCATGCTATAATGACATTCCAAAATAATGGATGTTGTGGCATTTCATGTGAACAGTGTTGAATGCAGAAAATATACCACCTGTCATTTGGTTTACATTGTGCTACAATATTTGCCACTAGATGTCTCCTGCGATTCCCGTTAGGGCAGGATTAAATCACTTGCAATAGTGGACTTCCAGATAGCTTTCAGAATGCATTTGCATGTTCTTGGAGAGTTGATACTTGATTGAGAAACTCAGTCCCATGGCCTTACACCTGTTCAATTCTGTCAGAAAACCTTGCTGAGAAGTCATCCAGTGCAACATGCACAACCAGATTGGCAAATTCAATATCATGTTTGACTCCTGGTCCTAGGTACCAACATGGGTATGCAGACTTTTGTTCCAGCATAGTATTAAAACTGGCCTGGCTAAAGCATCAGCTATTAAAACTGTCGTTTAGGGAATAACATTTGTTTCAATATAATTTTCACCAAACAGTGATGTTCAAATAATGCTAATGTGCATACAAAAGTCTAATCCTGTCATTAATGTAACAAACACATTACCATACAATTGTCACTTTAGAATGCATCATCTTCATGTTCTGCATCCTGTTGATTATCCTGAATGCAGATGACATTTGTCATTGTGTGAAAACATATTCTTATAACACTGGGCAAACAGGAAACATGAACAACAAGGCAAGACAGAGACATTTGTAAAGATTTTCCAGATTTATTACTTTTTTAGTTACAGTAGCTTGTCTTTCTCACTTGACTCTTAAACTAGaattattttaacaccaatatTACATGGTAACAACCAGTATGGAAACATCTACGGCAATGTTCTGGGAAGACAAACACATACTGTCAAGTCAAAACCGTCTCAGTGGGACTTTTTCataaaggaaaaaacaaacactCGTACACAGCCTACTACAGAGACTAACTTGTCTTGTAGAGAGTGGTGGAGGGCTGGGGGTGCTAGGGTGTGACACTGGAGGGTGTGAGTGCATGTAAAAGGGGGGTGGGTCCCATTCCAGCTTTCTGGAGCCGGACAGTTACTCCTTAGAATGCATGTACAGCAACAGGTCAGCGACGCGGTGGCTGTAGCCGAACTCATTGTCATACCTGGGGAAACAGATGGTGTCAGTTTAGTTGAGGGCTGAGAATAACCAAAAAGGGGTCCAGCATTAGCAGGGGAGGAACTATAGAATTAAGAAAGAATTAGAGTAAATATTAAATCAAATTTACCAGGAAATTAGTTTGACGAAGTTGTCGTTGAGGGAGATGCCGGCGCCAGCATCAAAGATGGAGGAGTGGGTGTCTCCAATGAAGTCAGAAGACACAACCTGGTGGGACAGGGAATATAAGCAGTGAGAAACCCACCAACAGAACAGCTGCAGTACACAGAGATCTATGTAATCTAGGAGCCCTGCTTTTAAACTACAACTTGCTAATAACACATCATATAATTGCCAGTTAAACTGAGCTCTATTTCCACCTCTGCTCATCTTTCATGTTGACATACATATTTTGTAATTAACTTACAGAGTCCTCAGTGTATCCCAGGTATCCCTTCATGGGTCCTTCGGCGGCCTTCTTGACAGCCGCCTTGATCTCAGCGTAGCTGCCGGGCCGGGACAGGCGGCAGGTTAGGTCCACCACTGACACGTCAGCCACGGGCACACGGAAGGCCATGCCAGTCAGCTTGCTGAGAGAGAGGATTCACATCAGCACTTATATAATCAGTCTTTTTCATCAAGCACAAATCTGCATTCAGCATCTTTGATAAGTAGTAGGCTCAATCACATAAATGTATGCAAACACAcccatcacaggaggctgctgaggggaggacggctcataataaatggctggaatggagtcaatggaatagtatcaaccacatgtttgatgtcattccaacCAGCCCCctgtgacaccccccccccccccccccccatctactgACCCGTTGAGCTCAGGGATGACCTTGCCCACAGCCTTGGCAGCTCCGGTGGAGGCAGGGATGATGTTCTGGTGGGCACCACGGCCATCGCGCCATGCCTTGGCAGAGGGGCCGTCCACCGTCTTTTGGGTGGCGGTGTAGGCGTGGACTGTGGTCTGagaggaggaccagagagagaaaagggaaagaTGAGCATGGGTTCCATAGCGTCAGCAGATGTGTCAATATGGGTCACAGGAACAAAAGACATTCAGATGCTCCCTGCATGCTGGTCATGAAGATGCATGGACAGACAGTCTAATGGAAGAGAAACACTTACCATGAGGGCCTCCTCGATGCCGAAGTTGTCGTGGATGACCTTAGCCAGGGGGGCCAG
Coding sequences within it:
- the LOC115182560 gene encoding glyceraldehyde-3-phosphate dehydrogenase, whose protein sequence is MSDLCVGINGFGRIGRLVLRACLQKGIKVVAINDPFIDLQYMVYMFKYDSTHGRYKGEVSMEDGKLIVDDHSISVFQCMKPHEIPWGNAGADYVVESTGVFLSIDKASSHIQGGAKRVVVSAPSPDAPMFVMGVNEDKYDPSSMTIVSNASCTTNCLAPLAKVIHDNFGIEEALMTTVHAYTATQKTVDGPSAKAWRDGRGAHQNIIPASTGAAKAVGKVIPELNGKLTGMAFRVPVADVSVVDLTCRLSRPGSYAEIKAAVKKAAEGPMKGYLGYTEDSVVSSDFIGDTHSSIFDAGAGISLNDNFVKLISWYDNEFGYSHRVADLLLYMHSKE